The Ciconia boyciana chromosome 31, ASM3463844v1, whole genome shotgun sequence genomic interval ATTGGgagagctggggtggggggcagttGGGGGTCACTTGGGGAGGGCTGTTTTGGGGACCTGAGGCAGGGCCACAGCAATGAGGGGGgcattttggggtccccagcggtggggaggggggggcattTTGGGGGTCCAGGGGGGTCCCACTTTTCCCCCCGCAGGTGAGCAACCTGCGGAAGGTGCTGCAGAGCGTCCTGGAGTACTGGCAGGATGTGAGTGTGGGGGCACacgggggacccaggcgtccgggccccCTGTTTCGGGGTGGGGAGGTCCCCCGGAGGGGGGCTGACCGCCGGTGCCCCCTCCCGGACCCCCCCAGGTGCTGGGCCAGGCGGTGGCAGAGCAGCACGTGCCCGACGTGGTGCTGGCGGCCCAGCACGCCGACCCGGAGCAACTGGGCAAATTGGTGCGACTGGTGCTGGGGTGCGCAGTGACCTGCGAGAGGCGGGAAggtgggtgcagggctggggcccccctcccccgcaATGCCCCCCTGGCCCCCCTAacccccccgcgtcccccccctTGCAGAGCACATCCAGCGCATCATGACACTGGAGGAGTCGGTGCAGCACGTGGTGATGATGGCCATCCAGGAGGTGGGGGCtgttgggggtccccagggggtgttgggggtcctgggggggtcggggggacaggaggggttGGGGGACCCAGTGGGTCGGGCTCAGGAGGGCTTTGGGGCACCCTGGGGGCCTGAGAGTGCATGTGGCCAGAGGGCTCTGTGGGAAGGTTTTGGGGGGTTCTTGGGGATTTTGGGGAAGCCCTGGGGATTATGGGGGGCCTGAAGAACACAccccccccgacccccaccaccttataatttattttcttcacgCAGCTTTTGGATGAAGAGCCGCCAGAGACGGCGGCAGTGGAGACGTACGGGAACTTCGACACACAGGTGGagggggctgggtgcagggtTGGGGGGGCAAGGCTGGGTTAGTGGGGGACAACCGTGGGGGAGCAGTCTGGGGGGGATACAGGGAGCCCCgaggctggggcagggtggggagtgTCGGGGTGGGACAGGGGGCGGTTGGGGGTGTCTGGGTCCCCCCAGCACTgaccccccctttccccccacagTCACGGCGCTATTACTTCCTGAGCGAGGAGCCTGAGGAGGCCGGGGGGCCGCAGCAGCGCTGCCTCgagctggaggagcaggtgGGGCCCGGGtccctgcgggggggggggtgggaggtcCCTTGATCACCTGGGTCCCCCAGTCCTATCCCCCCCCCCAGTCGCCAGGGTTGGGGTGAGGGCACCCGCAGTGGTCGCACCGAGTGGGAGGGGATTCCCTGCTGTCTTGTACGGGGGTTGGGTGCCCCCACACAGTGGGACCCCTGGGAGGGGAGCCCGGGTTCCCCGGGTCCCCTCCTGGATGTCCCTGCGTGGGGCAGGTGGCGgcgctgctggaggagaagagcaGCCTGGTGGAGGAGAACCAGGTGCTGCGGGAGGAGAAAGCGCAGCTGGAGGCCGAcgctgccggtgccgctgccaagaagctgctgctgctgcagacgCAGGTGGAGCAGTTGCAGGAGGAGAATTACCGGTAGGGCCCGGAGGCCCGGGTCCCCTGGGCGGGTGGAGGGGGCCGGCCTGGACGCCGCGGTCCCTTTGGGGGGGGGTCGCCCCAGTCTCTCCGTGGGTTTTCCCACGGAGAGAACAAAGTGGGGCTCGGGGCAGCCCGCGCCCCTGTGCCGGGGGAGAGGTAGGGGGTGTCCCCTGACgccgggggggggtgtgtgtgtgtgtgtgtgtgtcccacCCCCGGGCAGGCTGGAGAGCGGGAAGGAGGAGCTGCGGGCACGCTGCagccagctggagcaggaggcgCGGGGGCTGCAGGCGCGGGCGGAGGAGCTGAGCGGCCTGGCCGGGGAGGCGCGGGCCCTGCGCGACGAGATGGACGCGCTGaggtggggccggggggcgggcgggggggcccggACACCTCCGTCCCCGCGGGGCGTCTCGGCGGCGCCGGCGTCGTCGTcgtcgtgtcccccccctcccGGTGCCCCCGCCGCGAGCGACGTCAGCGCCGTCCCCGCCCCGGCAGGGCGTCGTCGGCCCGCGCGGGGCAGCTGGAGGCGGCGGTGGCCGCGTaccggggccgggcggcggcggcgggcgcgctgCGGCGCTGGGCGCGGGCGCTGGAGGAGCGGCACGCGGGGCAgctgcgccgcgccgccgccctgcaccagcagctgggCCGCGCGCGGGCGGGCTGCGCGCGGCTGGAGGCGGCCCGCAGGCAGgtgggcggggccgcgggggcggggccgcggcggcgagGCCGCAGGGGGTAGCTGgagggggcagcgggaggggcggggctcggggcagggggcggggccgcaGGGGGTAGCTGgagggggcagcgggaggggcggggctcggggcagggggcggggccgcaGGGGGTAGCTGgagggggcagcgggaggggcggggctcggggcagggggcggggccgcaGGGGGTAGCTGgagggggcagcgggaggggcggggctcggggcagggggcggggccgcagggggcagcgggagggggcagcgggagggggcagcgggagggggcggggctcgGGGCAGGGGGCCAGGTCCCAAtgcggcagggctgggcacaggggGTGTggctgcgggggcggggcttCAGCCGGGGGGGCGGGCTATTGCAGGTGGGTGGAgccagggaagggggaggggcTACGCGGAGCTAGGGGCGGGGCCCCCGTGGCTCAGGGCGGGGATGCTGCGTAAGGGCGGTGCGTGGGGGGGGGACTGGTCCCGGGGGCGGGGCCAAGGacggagggggggagggggcgtggTCAGCCGTGGCCCCGCCCAGGTGGAGGAGCTGAGCGGGCAGCACGCCGAGGCCGCGCTGCGGGCAGAGAAATGGCGGGAGGAGTTCAGGAGCCTGCAGGAGAAGTTCGAGGCGCTGAacaaggagaaggaggtgggTGTCCGTCCGTCCCGGCCGCCGGGGTCCCCATCCCGgccgccggggtccccccccgcTGACGCCCCCGGCCCCTGCAGCGGCTGCTGGAGGAGCGGGACGCCCTGCGCGAGGCCAACGAGGAGCTGCGCTGCGCTCAGGTGCAGCAGCGCTGCCTGCGCCAGGCAGGTGGgtgggggacccggggggggggacgtGGGCCCTGGGGGGGCGGTGACAGACCCcgctggggggggggaccccgctGAGCACGGCCCTCGTATGAGGCACCGGAGAATCCCCCCTCAGGGTAGCGGCTTTGGGCTGGGGCGTAAccctgggaggaggcagggttTGGGGGACTTTGAGGGGGCACAGAGCGCTgtccccggggggggctggcatgcagggggggtccctggggtgcagTCTGGGGgtgccacctcctgctcccccaacCCGCCGTTCCCCCGGTAGATGCGGTGCTGGAGGACGGCGAGGGCCCGGTGGGAAACCTGGCAGCCGAAATCCTTCCTGCGGAGCTGAGGTGGGTGCGGGGGGTCCCTGACCACgggccccccaccccagacccTCTgacaccccccggccccccagggAGACGGTGGCacggctgcaggaggagaacCGGCGGCTGCAGGCGCAGGAGGCGACGCTGCGGCTCCAGCGGGACCAGCTCCAGCAGCGGCTGCGTGACGCCGAGCGGCAGAGGTGGGGGCCAGGGGGTCATGGTGTCCCGAAcaccccccaggccccccccaTCCCTAACGCCCCCCACCCGCAGGCTGGAGGCTACAGGGGCGGCGGAGCTGCGGACGGCGGTGGGGGATCAGGGGGACCCCCCCAAGGAGGTGAGTGGGGTGGGGCTCCTTGGAGGTattgggggttgggggtgggaAAATGTTGTTGCTTGCTTTGGGGGGGGTCTTAGTGTTCTTGGGGGTTCCCCGCACTTGGGGGCAAGCGGAGTTTGGGTTTTGGTCGTACAGGACCCGAGTCCCCTCACGTTTTCGGGGGGAtgctggggttgggggggggcagcggctTCTCAGGACCCCCAGgctttgggggtgctgggggccccTCCTCACGTGCCATTCCCCCCAGTtgttgctgctggaggagacCCTGGAGGAGCTGTGAGTGCAGGAGGGGCGGGGCCCAGCCTGggccatggggtggggggacggggcagcccgtccccacgtccccaacctgtgtccccccccggccccccagggAGGAGCTGCCCaaggcaggggcagagctgcaAGGGGCGGAGGAGCTGGAGCCAGCTGGGGACGGCAGCGGTACGGGGGTGTCGGGGGTCGatggggtgttggggggcagggggaggggcaggggctcAGTTTGCCCCCAGGAAGGCCGTGGGTCCAGGGGAGGGAGCAGATGTGGGgcccccagggcagggaccaGTTTGGGGGCCCCCCGCCTTGACTCCTttccgtgtccccccccagcgTCATGGCGCACGGAGGAGCTGCAGCGCAGCCTGCGCCGGCGGGAGGAGGCCCTGCGCGTCCTGGAGCAGCGCTGCCGTCGGCACGTGGGGGGGCCCGCAcggtgcggggccggggacCCCTGGGCTGGCcgggggggcttgggggcccTGGTGGTCCTGGGGTTGAGGGGCTCGGGGACTCTCCGGGCGGATCTGGGGTGTTAGAGAGGTTCTGGCACCCACCATAATATCTTGGCTATACTGGGGGGGCTCCGAGACTCCCCCCAAGGGTCTCTTGGGTGCATGGGGGGCTCTGGGACCCCCTAGGGATGCCCTGGGCTTGGGGGGCTCTGGGACCCTCCTCAGGGTATGTTTGAGCGCATAAGGGGGGCTGGGACCCCTTGGGGGGAATCTTGGCGGGGCTCTTCTTGGCTGGGGAATAGCCCTGGGGCACCTGGGGGGATGCTGGGCCCCCCCAGGGCTGATGTCCGGGCAGGGGGTCTTTGGGGCGGGGGCAGGACCCTGACGAGGCTCCTCTGTGTCGGGGCTTGGAGGTCCCACGCTGTCGCCCCCCCCCAGGTGATACAGGCGCTGGAGCCGAAGCCCCTGGgtcccgccgcagcccccgccctCCGTGCCCTCCGCAaccagctgcaggagaaggatGCCCTGATCCGGCACCTGGAGGTGAGGGGGgccagggggtgggggaggtcCCGGGGGTTCCCAACTCCGGCTCAacctccccgccccccccagaGCGACTACGAGCGGAGCCGGGCGCAGCAGGAGCGGGAGGAGAGGCTGCTCGTCACCGCCTGGTACAACATGGTGAGCAAtggggggagcctgggggggggCACGGACACCCCCTGGGCAAAGGCTTCTTGGGGGGGCACAGATATCCCCAGGGACAGCAAATATCCCGTGGAGGGGACAGGTACCCTTGGGGGGCATGGGTGCGTCTTGGGGTGGCGGGTACCCCGGGGGTCACAATACTTCTCAGGGGCGAAGGTATTTATCTGGGAAGGAGCAGGTATTTATGGGGGGCTGTAAATGGGGGGGATTTGGTGGGGTAAATGCATCCAATTGGGGGTCGGGGACCTGGTGCTGGGGGTCCCTATGTGCCCCCCCCAGGCactgtgggtttggggggtccgATACTCAacccgtgcccccccccccgccggggccgggcacccCAGCAGCAGGCGAGCGAGGAGGGGGGGCCGCGGGCCCCCTCTGGGGGGGCTCAGTCCTTCCTGGCCCAGCAGCGCTTGGCCACGGctgcccgccgcgcccggccccccATGGCCGCCCCCCAACCGTTGACCTGGGGAGCATCCCCCCCTTTCTCTGGGCTGGTCCCATTTTAGGCGCTGCGGGTTCTGCGTTGCCCCCTGGtctcttggggggggggggcagagcctgCACCCCTCTCTGGGGGGCTTTTAGCACTTCTATTTTTGTACCCCTTTTCTGCCACCCCCCTGACTCCTTTCAATAAAGCCACAGGACTTGGGGCTGGGGGTTTATTCCCGGCAGGGATTCTCGGGGGCTCGTACAGGGCTGAGCCACGTGGGGGGGGGCGTGTTGTGGGGTTCCCCCCCTTAAACCATGTCATCGACGCTGGGGTGCAGGAGCCATTGGTCGTGGGGGCCGCTGCCCCCTCCCGGGGCCTCCCCCAGGCGGAcggctgtgtccccccccaggctgtccccgtcccccgggGCGGCAGGCGCGGGAGGGGCCCCCGGGGGGGGCTCAGGGCCGAGACCCCCCTCGGAGCCCGCGCTGTTCTTACGGCGGAGCAGGGAGAAGCGTCGGGTGAAGGCGCCCagggggggccgcggggggggcTCGAGGGTGTCCCCCAGGGTCTCCCCAATGTCCTCCAGCGGCTGGAACTGCATCTCCTCCTTGCCCAGCCTGTGGGACGCCGAGGTCACCCCGCACCCCCCCAGGCATTGGggtcaccccaaaacccccctgGGCACCTGGGGTCCCCCCGGCAACCCCCCCCAGATGTCAgggacagccccagcctcctccctaGCCCCCAGGACTGGCTTTGGGGGTTGTCCTAGGCTGGGccatggggtccctgggggcgTTTTGGGGTGCCTGAGGGGGGTAGAGGTCCCTGGAGGGCagttgggggtccctgggcagTTCTGGGTttcgggggagggggtgtctctggggcagtttgggggacactggggaggtcttggggtggctggagggggTCCGGAGGGCGGTTTGGGGTCCCTAGGGCAgtctggggttttgggggaccCCTGGGCCCCTCCCGGTGGGGTTGCGGGGCTGTAGGATCTGAGgcggggggtcctgggggggggttgggggtcccggggcggggggtcctGTCCCCACTCACGCCACGTCGAAGGCAGAGCCGCGGAAGGCGGGCTGGCgcagcggggcggccgcggccgtGTAGGGTGCCCGGGGGCTGGCGGTGTCCCAGTACCGGTCCCGCTCCAGCGCCGGCACCTCCCCGTACAGCTCATCCACGGCCAGCATCGACACCTGCGGGCCGGACACCTGCGTCCCCTCCCGGACACCTGCGTCCCCTCCCGGACGCCTGCGTCCCCCCGTCACCCCCCGGGTGCCCCATGGGAGCGGGATGGGGGTACCTGGAAGTTGCGGTCGATGAGCGTGTTGGTCTCGAAGTCGTCGTCGTCCTCCCCGAAGGGGTTGATGAGCTGCTCAGCCACCTGCAGCGGGGCCACCAtgtccccggggctgccgcatgtcccccccccagggcccccccccgTCTCCCCCACCCACCTTGAGCCACCCGACGTAGAAGAAGAACTGGAGGAGGGTGAAGACGGGGACCCCCAGGTCCAGCTCGTGCCCTGCGTAGCCCTGGGCTGGGTCCAGGAACTGCCGCCCGATCAGGCAGGTGACGAAGAAGGTGTAGACGGCGATGGTCACCACCTGCGGCGGGGGCACAGTCACCCACCACCCACGTGTCCCCCCCAAGTCCTTACGTCCCCGtctgtgtccccgtgtccctccaCCTCTGTCAACGTACCCCcgtgtccctccatgtccctctTGGGTCCTCTCTGTGTCCCCCCATCTCTGtccgtgtccccctgtgtcccttTGTGTCCCCTTATGTCCCTCCATCCCCGTCCAGGCCCCGCCCACGTCCCTCCATCCCTGTCTGTGTCCCTCTGTGTCCCTTCACGTCCttccatccctgtccctgtctctccatgtccccccatccctgtccatgtccctctgtgtcccctcctgtccctccatccccatccagCCCCCTCTGTCCCTGTCgtgccgtgtccccccccccatgtccccattcCTGCCATCCCccccttcccagtgctcccagtgcccaccTGGGTGTACACCAGTGGGACGCTGATCCAGTCGTAGtggaagaggaggctgcagtgGCCCCGAAAGCGGTTCAGCTCCTGGGGGGGGCACGGGAGGGTTGGGGGGGCCCGGGGGAGGCCCCGGGGGGAgccagggggtgggggggtgggggtacCTCCATGAGGAGCTTGAGGGCGCAGTCGTCGCGCACGcgcccctcccgccgcgccTGCCCTGCCAGTGCCCCGAACCAGGCGCAGGGCACCCAGAACTTGTTGTAGGGCGAGCGCAGCCCCTCCAGCCGCCGCCGCTCCTCCCGCGTCAGGAACCCTGCGGGGTCAGCGTCACCATCTGCCCTCCGTGACgtcaccccctgccccgtgATGTCACCGCCCGGCAGCACTGACACCCAGTGACATCAAGGTGCCCCACTGATGTCACAGCACAGTTAGGGGAACCTGATGCCCAGCCCTGTGACATCCCCATGATGACATCACCATCCCCACAGTGACACCACCGCCATGACGCCGTTCCCATCCCCAGTGTGGTGCCCCACGGTGACATCACTGCCATGATGCCATCCCTGGGGCgtccccacccccccgccaCCCTCCCGTGGGTCCCACCGGCCCGTTACTGCCCCTGTGCTGACGTCAGCCCCTCCGATGATGTCACGGCAGGGACGCACCGGCCTCGACGAGGTGGTCGATGGTGGGAAAGCGCTTGTAGACGGCGGTGCTGACAGCGCGCAGCACCAGCAGCGCGGCCAGGCTGCTGTAGCGCATCAGGGTGCGGCGCATGATGCGGCCCCGCGCGTCGGCCCCGTGGACGTTGCCCGCCACAGCCACCATCAGCCCGTCCGGCGCTGGGACGGTGCGGAACTGCCCCCACCAGCGCTCCAGCACCAGTGCCACGTAGAAACCTGCAGgactgggatgcactgggggcactgggagcgctgggagggggagctggggacagtGGGAGCACTGGAAGGAGGCGCTGGGGGAAGTTGGCAACGCTGGGaacactgggaggggacacggcgGGGGGGAGCCAGGGCACTGGGGACTGTGGGAGCACTGGAAGGAGGtattggggacactgggagcactgggagaaggCACTGGGGGaagctggggacactgggagggggactggggggctcACCGAGGACGAAGGAGACGGGGATGAGGTTGGCCGACTTGTCGCAGTAGAGCACCAGCTTCTCGAAGAGCCTCTTCTGCGCCTCCGACAGCAGGaacctggggggggacacacgtgacagggagatggggacggggacgtcaCCCTCCCGGTCACTCCCTCTGGCCGCAtgtgtgtgtccccatgtcccctccgtgtccctgTGCACCCtgcgtgtccccatccccgtgaACCCCCACGCCCCATCTGTCCCCATAAAACCCCGTTCCTACGCACCCCCACGTGTCCCCACGCACGCCGTGTCCCCCCgcgtgtccccccatgtccccgtgcccccgccCCGCACCGGTAGGCCAGGCTGAGCCCCAGGTAGGCGgcaaggaagagcagcagctcccggtACAGCAGCTTGTAGATGCTCCCAcgccagagcagcagcagctgcgaGAAGCCCCCGAAGCG includes:
- the BEST2 gene encoding bestrophin-2a isoform X1, with translation MTVTYTSRVATARFGGFSQLLLLWRGSIYKLLYRELLLFLAAYLGLSLAYRFLLSEAQKRLFEKLVLYCDKSANLIPVSFVLGFYVALVLERWWGQFRTVPAPDGLMVAVAGNVHGADARGRIMRRTLMRYSSLAALLVLRAVSTAVYKRFPTIDHLVEAGFLTREERRRLEGLRSPYNKFWVPCAWFGALAGQARREGRVRDDCALKLLMEELNRFRGHCSLLFHYDWISVPLVYTQVVTIAVYTFFVTCLIGRQFLDPAQGYAGHELDLGVPVFTLLQFFFYVGWLKVAEQLINPFGEDDDDFETNTLIDRNFQVSMLAVDELYGEVPALERDRYWDTASPRAPYTAAAAPLRQPAFRGSAFDVALGKEEMQFQPLEDIGETLGDTLEPPPRPPLGAFTRRFSLLRRKNSAGSEGGLGPEPPPGAPPAPAAPGDGDSLGGDTAVRLGEAPGGGSGPHDQWLLHPSVDDMV
- the BEST2 gene encoding bestrophin-2a isoform X2 — translated: MTVTYTSRVATARFGGFSQLLLLWRGSIYKLLYRELLLFLAAYLGLSLAYRFLLSEAQKRLFEKLVLYCDKSANLIPVSFVLGFLTREERRRLEGLRSPYNKFWVPCAWFGALAGQARREGRVRDDCALKLLMEELNRFRGHCSLLFHYDWISVPLVYTQVVTIAVYTFFVTCLIGRQFLDPAQGYAGHELDLGVPVFTLLQFFFYVGWLKVAEQLINPFGEDDDDFETNTLIDRNFQVSMLAVDELYGEVPALERDRYWDTASPRAPYTAAAAPLRQPAFRGSAFDVALGKEEMQFQPLEDIGETLGDTLEPPPRPPLGAFTRRFSLLRRKNSAGSEGGLGPEPPPGAPPAPAAPGDGDSLGGDTAVRLGEAPGGGSGPHDQWLLHPSVDDMV
- the HOOK2 gene encoding LOW QUALITY PROTEIN: protein Hook homolog 2 (The sequence of the model RefSeq protein was modified relative to this genomic sequence to represent the inferred CDS: deleted 4 bases in 2 codons) codes for the protein MAAMAAGRDVCGPLLTWLQTFAPPSPCASPRDLASRVALAHVLHSIDASWSNETWLARIRDDAEDNWRLKVSNLRKVLQSVLEYWQDVLGQAVAEQHVPDVVLAAQHADPEQLGKLVRLVLGCAVTCERREEHIQRIMTLEESVQHVVMMAIQELLDEEPPETAAVETYGNFDTQSRRYYFLSEEPEEAGGPQQRCLELEEQVAALLEEKSSLVEENQVLREEKAQLEADAAGAAAKKLLLLQTQVEQLQEENYRLESGKEELRARCSQLEQEARGLQARAEELSGLAGEARALRDEMDALRASSARAGQLEAAVAAYRGRAAAAGALRRWARALEERHAGQLRRAAALHQQLGRARAGCARLEAARRQVEELSGQHAEAALRAEKWREEFRSLQEKFEALNKEKERLLEERDALREANEELRCAQVQQRCLRQADAVLEDGEGPVGNLAAEILPAELRETVARLQEENRRLQAQEATLRLQRDQLQQRLRDAERQRWGPGGHGVPNTPQAPPIPNAPHPQAGGYRGGGAADGGGGSGGPPQGVVAAGGDPGGAECRRGGAQPGPWGGGTGQPVPTSPTCVPPRPPREELPKAGAELQGAEELEPAGDGSASWRTEELQRSLRRREEALRVLEQRCRRRGGARTVIQALEPKPLGPAAAPALRALRNQLQEKDALIRHLESDYERSRAQQEREERLLVTAWYNMGRAPQQQASEEGGPRAPSGGAQSFLAQQRLATAARRARPPMAAPQPLTWGASPPFSGLVPF